The proteins below come from a single Synechococcus sp. WH 8101 genomic window:
- a CDS encoding ammonium transporter, giving the protein MTTALHSPARRGKTRLQDASLLDGPMLLLRSIRGFKSNRSLMWLACVPVALFGLGLFNLSAHAAEMPELNAAFLANNLWLLVATILVIFMNAGFAMVEAGMCRQKNAVNILAKNLFVFALAVTAYWFIGYSLMYGDPVAAGWLYFSGLFFDPTVTPELIAEGGLVPSVDFLFQAAFAGTAATIVSGLVAERVKFGEFVIFALVLTAVIYPISGSWQWNGGWLSELGFIDFAGSSIVHSVGAWAGLVGAMLLGPRIGKFVDGKPQALPGHNMAIATLGALILWIGWYGFNPGSELAMDQYVAYVAVTTTLAAAGGAIGATVVSTMTSGKPDLTMIINGILAGLVSITAGCGNMTLVGSWVTGAIGGIIVVFAVAAVDAAQIDDPVGAFSVHGVCGIWGTLVIGLWGVDGMDAGAAGIGLFNGGGISQLGIQALGCAAYAIWTLITCWIAWSIIGGIFGGIRVTEKEEIEGLDIGEHGMEAYPDFASASN; this is encoded by the coding sequence ATGACAACTGCTCTGCACTCGCCTGCAAGGCGGGGCAAGACACGCCTCCAGGACGCCAGTCTTCTGGATGGCCCCATGCTCCTCTTGCGCAGCATTCGCGGCTTCAAGTCGAATCGTTCCCTGATGTGGCTGGCCTGCGTGCCTGTCGCCCTTTTCGGTCTCGGACTGTTCAACCTCTCGGCCCATGCCGCCGAGATGCCCGAGTTGAATGCCGCTTTCCTGGCCAACAACCTCTGGTTGCTGGTGGCCACGATCCTGGTGATCTTCATGAACGCCGGTTTCGCCATGGTCGAAGCCGGGATGTGCCGCCAGAAAAATGCGGTGAACATTCTCGCTAAGAATCTGTTTGTGTTCGCCCTGGCGGTGACCGCCTACTGGTTCATCGGTTACTCGCTGATGTATGGCGATCCGGTGGCCGCAGGCTGGCTCTATTTCAGCGGCCTGTTCTTTGACCCCACCGTCACTCCGGAACTGATCGCTGAGGGCGGTCTGGTGCCCTCGGTTGACTTCCTCTTCCAGGCGGCTTTCGCCGGCACCGCGGCCACGATCGTGTCGGGCCTTGTGGCTGAGCGCGTCAAGTTCGGCGAGTTCGTGATCTTCGCCCTGGTGCTCACCGCTGTGATTTACCCGATCTCCGGGTCCTGGCAGTGGAATGGTGGCTGGCTGAGTGAGCTGGGCTTCATCGATTTCGCTGGTTCCTCGATCGTGCACTCTGTGGGTGCTTGGGCCGGTTTGGTCGGCGCCATGCTGCTCGGACCTCGCATCGGCAAATTTGTCGATGGCAAGCCTCAGGCACTCCCCGGTCACAACATGGCCATCGCCACCCTCGGCGCTCTGATCCTGTGGATCGGCTGGTATGGCTTCAACCCTGGCTCCGAGCTGGCCATGGATCAATACGTGGCCTACGTGGCTGTGACCACCACCCTGGCTGCTGCCGGTGGCGCCATCGGCGCGACAGTGGTGTCCACCATGACCTCCGGCAAGCCAGATCTGACGATGATCATCAACGGCATTCTTGCCGGCCTGGTGAGCATCACTGCCGGTTGCGGCAACATGACCCTGGTGGGGTCCTGGGTGACCGGTGCGATCGGCGGCATCATCGTGGTGTTTGCAGTGGCTGCAGTCGATGCGGCTCAGATTGACGACCCTGTGGGTGCCTTTTCAGTGCACGGCGTTTGCGGCATCTGGGGCACCCTTGTGATCGGTCTCTGGGGCGTTGACGGCATGGATGCCGGTGCTGCTGGCATCGGCCTCTTCAACGGCGGCGGCATCTCCCAGCTGGGCATTCAGGCCCTGGGCTGCGCGGCTTATGCCATCTGGACGCTGATCACCTGCTGGATCGCCTGGTCGATCATCGGTGGCATCTTCGGTGGCATTCGCGTCACCGAGAAAGAAGAGATCGAAGGTCTCGACATCGGTGAGCACGGCATGGAGGCCTATCCGGATTTCGCCTCAGCCAGCAACTGA
- the sfsA gene encoding DNA/RNA nuclease SfsA, giving the protein MPGQPLLSFESLQEGVLLKRYKRFLADVRLDDGREVTAHCANTGPMTGVLHPGGRVRLRHAPSPTRKLAWTWEQAEVPGADGTPCWVGINTALPNRLIRAAIEAGCLDDQLGPIATIRGEVPYGKDRRSRIDLLLSPDAQAADPRAIYVEVKNTTWSEGHLALFPDTVTERGQKHLEELRALLPDARAVLVPCLSRPDVTAFAPGDSADPRYGELFRQGLDAGVEVLPCAFRFEADRILWDGLRPVLTHQSAIR; this is encoded by the coding sequence AGCTTCGAGTCTCTGCAGGAGGGCGTGCTGCTCAAGCGCTACAAACGCTTCCTGGCCGATGTTCGCCTCGATGACGGCCGTGAAGTGACCGCCCACTGCGCCAACACCGGACCGATGACTGGCGTGCTGCACCCCGGAGGCCGGGTCCGGCTGCGCCATGCCCCCTCACCAACCCGCAAGCTCGCCTGGACCTGGGAGCAGGCGGAGGTGCCCGGGGCCGATGGCACCCCCTGCTGGGTGGGCATCAACACCGCTCTACCGAATCGGCTGATCCGGGCCGCGATCGAAGCCGGCTGCCTGGACGACCAGCTGGGACCGATCGCCACGATCCGGGGCGAAGTGCCCTACGGCAAAGACCGCCGCAGCCGCATCGATCTGCTGCTCTCACCGGATGCGCAGGCCGCCGACCCCAGAGCGATCTATGTGGAAGTGAAGAACACCACCTGGAGCGAGGGCCATCTCGCCCTGTTCCCAGACACGGTCACCGAACGGGGGCAGAAGCACCTGGAGGAGCTGCGTGCCCTGCTGCCGGACGCCAGGGCCGTGCTGGTGCCCTGCCTGAGCCGACCGGATGTGACCGCCTTCGCTCCTGGCGACAGCGCCGATCCGCGCTATGGCGAGCTGTTCCGCCAAGGCCTGGACGCCGGCGTTGAGGTGCTGCCCTGCGCCTTCCGCTTCGAAGCCGATCGCATTCTCTGGGATGGCCTCAGGCCGGTGCTGACCCATCAATCGGCGATTCGGTAA
- a CDS encoding 4-hydroxy-3-methylbut-2-enyl diphosphate reductase → MDTHAFKRSLHHSDRYNRRGFGRADEVAGSLEQAYQSGLIGSIRDNDYRLTQGRLTVRLAEAFGFCWGVERAVAMAYETRRHYPSERLWITNEIIHNPSVNDHLREMDVQFIPVDQGVKDFSDVASGDVVILPAFGATVQEMQLLNERGCHIVDTTCPWVSKVWTTVEKHKKHAFTSIIHGKVKHEETLATSSFAGTYLVVLDLEEARLVSDYILGQGDREAFMARFARACSPGFDPDRDLQRLGVANQTTMLKSETEEIGRLFERTMLSKYGPTRLNEHFLAFNTICDATQERQDAMFSLVDEPLDLMVVIGGYNSSNTTHLQEIAISRGIRSFHIDTPERIDPDNSIEHKPLGGDLVHETDFLPPGPVTVGITSGASTPDRAVEQVIQRLIALSES, encoded by the coding sequence ATGGATACCCACGCCTTCAAGCGCTCGCTGCATCACTCCGATCGCTACAACCGCCGTGGCTTCGGGCGAGCCGACGAGGTGGCCGGCAGCCTCGAACAGGCCTATCAGAGTGGCCTGATCGGCTCCATCCGAGACAACGACTACCGGCTCACGCAAGGCCGGCTCACAGTGCGGCTGGCCGAGGCCTTCGGCTTTTGCTGGGGTGTGGAACGGGCGGTGGCGATGGCCTACGAAACCCGACGCCACTATCCGAGTGAGCGGCTGTGGATCACTAACGAAATCATCCACAACCCCTCGGTGAACGACCACCTGCGCGAGATGGATGTGCAGTTCATTCCCGTGGATCAGGGGGTGAAGGACTTTTCAGACGTGGCCTCCGGCGATGTGGTGATCCTGCCGGCCTTCGGTGCCACCGTGCAGGAAATGCAACTGCTCAATGAGCGTGGTTGCCACATCGTGGACACCACCTGCCCCTGGGTATCCAAGGTGTGGACCACCGTGGAGAAGCACAAGAAGCATGCATTCACCTCGATCATTCACGGCAAGGTGAAGCACGAAGAAACGCTGGCCACCAGCTCCTTCGCCGGCACCTATCTGGTGGTGCTGGATCTGGAGGAGGCGCGCCTGGTGTCGGACTACATCCTCGGCCAGGGGGATCGGGAGGCCTTCATGGCCCGCTTCGCCCGGGCCTGCTCCCCGGGCTTCGATCCCGATCGCGACCTCCAACGACTGGGCGTGGCCAACCAGACGACCATGCTCAAGAGCGAAACCGAAGAAATTGGTCGTCTGTTCGAGCGCACCATGCTCAGCAAGTACGGACCGACCCGCCTGAATGAGCACTTCCTCGCCTTCAACACCATCTGCGATGCCACGCAAGAGCGGCAAGACGCCATGTTCTCCCTGGTGGATGAGCCCCTCGACCTGATGGTGGTGATCGGGGGCTACAACTCCTCCAACACCACCCACCTGCAGGAGATCGCCATCAGCCGCGGCATCCGCTCCTTCCATATCGACACGCCGGAACGGATCGATCCCGACAACAGCATCGAGCACAAACCCCTGGGAGGCGATCTGGTGCACGAGACGGATTTTCTGCCGCCCGGACCGGTCACGGTGGGCATCACCTCCGGTGCCTCCACACCAGACCGGGCCGTGGAGCAGGTGATTCAGCGTCTGATCGCCCTGAGCGAAAGCTGA
- a CDS encoding DUF1997 domain-containing protein: MLLLTRTPAETLRHSDDPQVRCYRSQFADRMEMLAPRHQVAAYLDCHEGWFRRCAAPMDVDPIDAQAYALKLGRYGNFGFEVEPMIGLRLLPQHQGTYAIVTVPVPDADPALTTLYDVDFQAELSLDEDPHQDAVAEATNVSWSLDLSVWIRLPKVITMLPEQLVQSSGDHLLRQIVRQISRKLTWKVQEDFHANRGLICPPRRRAAF, translated from the coding sequence GTGCTGCTCTTGACGAGAACTCCGGCCGAAACCCTGCGCCACAGCGACGATCCCCAGGTGCGCTGCTATCGCAGCCAATTCGCTGACCGCATGGAGATGCTGGCCCCGCGCCACCAGGTCGCGGCCTATCTCGATTGCCACGAAGGCTGGTTTCGTCGCTGCGCAGCGCCGATGGACGTGGATCCGATCGACGCCCAGGCCTATGCCTTGAAGCTCGGGCGCTACGGGAACTTTGGCTTTGAGGTCGAACCGATGATCGGGTTACGCCTGCTGCCACAGCACCAGGGCACCTATGCGATCGTCACGGTGCCAGTGCCGGATGCCGACCCGGCGCTGACAACGCTCTACGACGTGGACTTCCAGGCCGAACTGAGCCTCGACGAGGATCCGCATCAGGACGCTGTAGCGGAAGCCACCAACGTGAGCTGGAGCCTGGATCTCTCGGTGTGGATCCGGCTGCCGAAAGTGATCACCATGTTGCCGGAGCAACTGGTGCAATCAAGCGGCGATCACCTGCTCAGGCAGATCGTGCGCCAGATCTCACGCAAGCTCACCTGGAAGGTGCAGGAAGATTTTCACGCCAACCGTGGCTTGATCTGCCCACCGAGGCGACGGGCCGCTTTCTGA